One region of Mangifera indica cultivar Alphonso chromosome 3, CATAS_Mindica_2.1, whole genome shotgun sequence genomic DNA includes:
- the LOC123211670 gene encoding uncharacterized protein LOC123211670 isoform X2, with amino-acid sequence MVLKMTLYKGESSSFMAERKREMGNEVHNALRNNTDRSNNCPVDTSFVHEFSLERDSHVESAVSIGSESGLTEALSNSNLNCLKRKNKRRKKKIKNAPKIDNIDVDLQGVTSETMTAPFRTEAPVDVSTMKISETSPFEIDVIIDMSTKMDLVATPAKGGSFLNNFNNSNNDASHDYPEGASLMQDTLLSRDSYVESMVKTGSQSGLLEAQSNSNLDCLHIEKKKKRPRKKKKLNAPKTDDIDASLQEVTSETITAPLLTEASVDVSIKKIPETASSEVEVMCDARPEMDLVDTPVEVGSFLNNNNNDTSHDFPKGASLMQDIPLGRDSHIESMVKIGSESGLIEEQSNSYLDCLHNKKRKKRPKKKKRLNASETDYMDVNLQEFTTETITGPLGTEASVDVSRKKVPETSTGKGEGMYDSSTKTELVATSIKEGNFLNNNNNTSYDSRKGASLMQDIPLGRDSYVGSIVKIGSESGLIEEQSNSSFDCLHNEKRKKRPKKRKRLNAPKTDYMDVNLQEVTTETNTGTLGTEASVDVSRKVPETATGEVEGMCDTSTKTELVGTPVKIGPMNMSRGQRKRLRKKKLKENRNDSVTTDMFAERDSSLQLPVNIGSSNISMEKQPNEDIGLLLEKNERNKEGDGHKDSENNSPATLQRTNGQHFGKEDVKISPKGLDLDSMKGDFHLSRNHICFQKSTNLMEKQYLPSENYVDSHEKCDAKSSRRKRKRKRKFSKSSVNSSDCIMKNVSVLLEGCLEDKNIEKAGEVKITVQKASGKDGGSVQSSSGSKEKTSDNISDHHTVCKHLKQKNVNLEIKTKEVSPSSHLVIKDDCTVNETNKEGNHQHSSHSVPIRACIGHSKKKLLVLDVNGILVHITQQPVHKGWKPHFVASKKAVFKRPYCCDFLQFCFERFNVGIWTSRIKMHPTAEKLGSSQLRIRRNPSF; translated from the exons ATGGTTTTGAAGATGACATTATATAAAGGAGAATCAAGTTCATTTATGGCAGAGAGGAAAAGGGAAATGGGGAATGAGGTGCATAATGCTTTGCGTAATAATACTGATAGAAGTAACAATTGTCCGGTGGACACTTCTTTTGTGCATGAGTTTTCACTGGAAAGAGATTCACATGTAGAATCTGCAGTTAGTATTGGCTCAGAGTCTGGCTTGACAGAGGCTCTGTCTAATTCCAATTTGAATTGTttgaagaggaaaaataaaagaaggaagaagaagataaaaaatgcTCCTAAGATTGATAATATAGATGTTGATCTTCAGGGAGTTACTTCTGAAACAATGACTGCTCCCTTCAGAACTGAGGCTCCTGTTGATGTGAGCACAATGAAGATTTCTGAAACTTCTCCGTTTGAAATAGATGTTATCATTGATATGAGCACAAAGATGGATTTGGTTGCTACTCCTGCTAAAGGAGGGAGcttcttaaataattttaataatagtaataatgatGCAAGTCATGATTATCCTGAGGGAGCTTCTTTAATGCAGGATACTCTATTGAGTAGAGATTCATATGTAGAATCCATGGTCAAAACTGGTTCACAGTCTGGTTTGTTGGAGGCACAATCTAATTCCAATTTGGATTGTTTGCAtattgagaaaaagaaaaagaggccgaggaagaaaaagaagcttAATGCTCCAAAAACTGATGATATAGATGCTAGTCTTCAGGAAGTTACTTCTGAAACTATAACTGCTCCCTTATTGACAGAAGCATCTGTTGATGTGAGCATAAAGAAGATTCCTGAAACTGCTTCCAGTGAAGTGGAGGTTATGTGTGATGCAAGACCAGAGATGGATTTGGTGGATACTCCTGTTGAAGTAGGGAGCTTcttaaataataacaataatgatACAAGTCATGATTTCCCTAAGGGAGCTTCTTTAATGCAGGATATTCCACTGGGAAGAGATTCACATATAGAATCCATGGTTAAAATTGGTTCAGAGTCCGGTTTGATAGAGGAACAATCAAATTCCTATTTGGATTGTTTGcataataagaaaagaaaaaagaggccgaagaagaaaaagaggcTTAATGCTTCAGAAACTGATTATATGGATGTTAATCTTCAGGAATTTACCACTGAAACAATTACTGGTCCCTTAGGAACAGAAGCTTCTGTTGATGTGAGCAGAAAGAAGGTTCCTGAAACTTCTACCGGTAAAGGAGAGGGTATGTATGATTCAAGCACAAAGACAGAATTGGTGGCTACTTCTATTAAAGAAGGGaactttttaaataacaataataatacaagttatgATTCTCGGAAGGGAGCTTCCTTAATGCAGGATATTCCACTGGGTAGAGATTCATATGTAGGCTCCATTGTTAAAATTGGTTCAGAGTCTGGTTTGATAGAGGAACAATCTAATTCCAGTTTTGATTGTTTGCATAAtgagaagaggaaaaagaggccaaagaagagaaagaggcTTAATGCTCCAAAAACTGATTATATGGATGTTAATCTTCAGGAAGTTACTACTGAAACAAATACTGGTACCTTAGGAACAGAAGCTTCTGTCGATGTGAGCAGAAAGGTTCCTGAAACTGCTACTGGTGAAGTAGAGGGTATGTGTGATACAAGCACAAAGACAGAATTGGTGGGTACTCCTGTTAAAATAGGTCCGATGAATATGAGTCGTGGACAGAGAAAGAGGCtgagaaaaaagaaactaaagGAGAATCGTAATGATTCTGTGACAACGGATATGTTTGCAGAAAGGGACTCATCCTTACAGCTGCCAGTCAACATAGGCTCAAGCAATATCTCAATGGAGAAACAACCTAATGAGGATATTGGTTTGTTACTGGAAAAGAATGAGAGGAATAAGGAGGGTGATGGTCATAAGGACTCTGAAAATAATAGTCCAGCTACTCTACAAAGGACTAATGGTCAGCATTTTGGAAAAGAGGATGTGAAAATTTCTCCAAAAGGGTTGGATTTGGATTCAATGAAGGGAGATTTCCACCTCTCTAGAAATCACATTTGTTTTCAGAAGAGTACAAATCTGATGGAGAAACAATATCTTCCTTCTGAGAATTATGTTGATTCTCATGAAAAATGTGATGCTAAGAGCTCTCGtaggaagagaaagagaaagagaaaattctCTAAGTCTTCGGTTAATAGTTCAGACTGCATAATGAAGAATGTGTCTGTACTATTAGAAGGGTGTCTCGAAGATAAAAACATAGAGAAAGCAGGGGAGGTCAAGATTACAGTGCAGAAAGCATCTGGTAAGGACGGTGGTTCTGTTCAAAGTTCATCTGGTTCCAAAGAAAAAACTTCTGATAATATATCTGATCATCATACAGTCTGCAAGCATCTAAAGCAGAAAAATGTGAATTTAGAGATCAAGACCAAAGAAGTATCTCCTTCATCACATTTGGTTATAAAAGATGATTGTACTGTAAATGAAACTAATAAAGAAGGGAATCATCAACATTCATCCCACTCTGTTCCCATAAGAGCATGTATTGGCCATTCGAAAAAGAAGCTTCTTGTACTTGATGTGAATGGAATTCTCGTACATATTACTCAACAGCCTGTTCATAAGGGATGGAAGCCACACTTTGTAGCATCAAAAAAAGCag TATTTAAGAGGCCATATTGCTGTGACTTTCTGCAATTTTGCTTTGAGAGATTCAATGTGGGAATTTGGACCTCAAGAATCAA